A region of the Longimicrobium sp. genome:
GGCCAGGCGCCGCCGCTCGAGCGGCGTCAGCTCGTAACCGGCCAGCGCCGCGTCGGGGTCCGCCGCCACGCGCGCGCAGAAGGCGTGCGACGCCGTCATGTCGGCCAAGGCCAGCTGGAACGCGAGGAGCGACATCAGCTTGCGCGGTGCTGGTTCCAGACCTCGCGGGCGGTGCGCAGCTCGCGCAGCACTCCCTCGGCGCCCATCATCGGGAACCATCCCTCGTGGAACTCGAAGGTGATGGCGCACAGGTTGGGACAGGCCGCGACCACTTCCGGCAGCAGCTCCCACACGGCCCGCGCCACCGGCCCCGCGTGCGAGTCGGTGTACAGCCCCTCCATCTCGCTCCCGCCCGCGATGTGCAACTCCACCACCGGCTCCAGGTCCAGCGCGAAGATGAAGGCGCGCGGGTCGAAGCCGTGGTTGGTGGCGTTCACCACCACGTTGTGCACGTCCAGCAGAAGCCCGCACCCGGTGCGCGCGGCCAGCGCGTTCAGGAACTCGGGCTCCGTCATCTCCTGCTCGGGGAGATCGACGTAGTACACGTTGTTCTCCAGCAGGAAGGGCACGGGGATGCGCGCCTGCACCTGCTCCACCCGCTCCACCATCATCTCCAGCACCTCGCGGTCGTACGGCACCGCCAGCGCCATGCTGGCCGACAGTTCGGTGTGCGCGTCCACGCCGGGAAGGCGGATGAAGGAGAGATGGTCGCTGTGCCACGGCATGCGGTAGCGCTCCTGCCACCGCGCGACCTGCTCCACGTGGCCCGTATCGAGCGGGTCCGCGCTCCCGATGGACAGCCCCACGCTGTGCCCGACGATCGTCAGCCGTTCGGCCGCGCCGTTGAGGATGCGCACCTGCTCCTCGCTCTCCACGAACCGCGCCGGTGCCGCCGCGCCTTCGTCCGACCATGCGCGGTCGGGGATGATGGCCAGGTAGTCCAGCTCGGCCGCGTGCTCCCGCACGAACGCCTGCAGCGACGGGTTGTACAGCACGCCCACGCCCAGCCGGGGAAGCCCGGCCAGGCGCGCGGCGGACGGGA
Encoded here:
- a CDS encoding DUF692 domain-containing protein — encoded protein: MSVSELHLPSAARLAGLPRLGVGVLYNPSLQAFVREHAAELDYLAIIPDRAWSDEGAAAPARFVESEEQVRILNGAAERLTIVGHSVGLSIGSADPLDTGHVEQVARWQERYRMPWHSDHLSFIRLPGVDAHTELSASMALAVPYDREVLEMMVERVEQVQARIPVPFLLENNVYYVDLPEQEMTEPEFLNALAARTGCGLLLDVHNVVVNATNHGFDPRAFIFALDLEPVVELHIAGGSEMEGLYTDSHAGPVARAVWELLPEVVAACPNLCAITFEFHEGWFPMMGAEGVLRELRTAREVWNQHRAS